One Danio rerio strain Tuebingen ecotype United States chromosome 13, GRCz12tu, whole genome shotgun sequence DNA window includes the following coding sequences:
- the perp gene encoding p53 apoptosis effector related to PMP-22, which produces MFRCGIDYTRCRWILPMLLLFAIIFDIIAIAAQSGWVEDQDAKTHYASMWKQCRGRNDQWDCKSLMEFSWAQAVAALMIIGLIILIFAFIISLVALCSTVNVSLLPFIGLLLILAVIVQIIALIIYPVKFNEQIYEGYYDYTWAYGFGWGATILTLGCAILFCCLPRYESEITGLEKTKYIYQSG; this is translated from the exons ATGTTCCGGTGTGGGATCGACTACACGCGGTGTCGGTGGATCTTGCCGATGCTGCTGCTGTTCGCCATTATATTCGACATTATCGCGATCGCGGCGCAGTCCGGCTGGGTGGAGGATCAGGACGCTAAAACACACTACGCCAGCATGTGGAAGCAGTGCCGAGGCCGCAACGACCAGTGGGACTGCAAATCCCTCATGGAGTTCT CTTGGGCTCAGGCTGTAGCTGCTCTGATGATCATCGgcctcatcatcctcatcttcgcCTTCATCATCTCATTAGTGGCACTGTGCTCTACCGTCAACGTCTCTCTGCTGCCCTTCATCGGACTACTCCTCATCCTGGCTG tAATCGTGCAGATCATCGCTCTGATCATCTACCCGGTCAAGTTTAACGAGCAGATCTACGAGGGTTATTACGACTACACGTGGGCTTACGGTTTCGGCTGGGGCGCCACAATCCTGACGCTGGGCTGCGCGATCCTCTTCTGCTGCCTGCCCCGCTACGAGAGCGAGATCACCGGCCTTGAAAAGACCAAATACATCTACCAGTCTGGCtaa